A single Aspergillus puulaauensis MK2 DNA, chromosome 7, nearly complete sequence DNA region contains:
- a CDS encoding uncharacterized protein (COG:S;~EggNog:ENOG410PIVT;~InterPro:IPR036864,IPR001138;~PFAM:PF00172;~go_function: GO:0000981 - DNA-binding transcription factor activity, RNA polymerase II-specific [Evidence IEA];~go_function: GO:0008270 - zinc ion binding [Evidence IEA];~go_process: GO:0006355 - regulation of transcription, DNA-templated [Evidence IEA]), giving the protein MPPERRKVRKGTHNCWECKRRKVRCIFSAEHAVCNNCKRRGTACISQELPDSYTAHPTSNQTEARLERVEGLLARLVNTARDESLEDSVSEDSEHQKVSQAPSAPSKQISVPSDRSGKYDALCRELIAAWPSEHDLDGIASLPTGLSIPLYQIVCSPCAVAEDAKPPSPREMLQLPPPGSHPVLVARSLMLLGTFLQGVVPSVIQKLGPLGDSYREIMATCVDRAIRLVNTNDELTGFVEALQCILLEVMYQNYTGHLHRAWMAVRRATATAQVMGIHQGRNSPYLKFLEPATRAAFDPDYVCFRLIQMDRYLSLMLGLPQTPVEGRFAIPKDVSAFGPMACLERIYCEVSGRIPQRTAADINDISQTRETDKLLQDAAAQMPPQWWLIPPFTNEADIVSDTIRLMIQFTHHHLLARLHMPYLLRCSPENNNIYDYSRITAVNASRELLSRYVVFRTVNPAHFYCRGCDFLAFVATTVMCLAHISFRSHRVGHSSVFNFLMHSRPMDRGMMERTSEIIESMARESTSDAIAPKLTHIIRHLLDVESNAANGAIYCTSSSRGEGEISGRLSDEALHIHIPYFGTINFEHGSVFRSAQHTDLGQAFTEQMFHQPQGVLSGLHAEYPDIQPEQLQIPTSDHLASDALHDPMLSGIDDWDLQGIDIALFDSLFAG; this is encoded by the coding sequence ATGCCCCCCGAACGAAGAAAAGTCCGCAAAGGCACCCATAACTGCTGGGAATGCAAGCGACGAAAGGTGCGGTGCATCTTCTCGGCCGAACACGCTGTCTGCAACAACTGCAAGCGACGCGGCACTGCGTGTATCAGCCAGGAGCTGCCAGACAGCTACACTGCACATCCAACTTCAAACCAGACAGAGGCGAGGCTTGAGCGAGTGGAAGGCCTTCTCGCGCGCCTGGTCAATACGGCCCGTGATGAAAGTTTGGAAGACTCAGTCTCGGAGGACAGCGAGCATCAAAAGGTGTCACAAGCCCCGTCTGCACCATCGAAGCAGATCTCAGTTCCATCCGACAGGTCTGGAAAGTATGATGCACTATGTCGCGAGCTCATTGCCGCCTGGCCTAGCGAACATGACCTTGACGGCATTGCCTCTCTCCCCACTGGTCTCTCGATCCCCCTGTACCAGATAGTCTGCTCTCCCTGTGCTGTTGCAGAGGACGCAAAGCCGCCATCGCCACGCGAGATGCTGCAACTTCCCCCGCCAGGATCACACCCGGTCTTGGTTGCTCGCAGTCTCATGCTGCTCGGTACATTCCTTCAAGGCGTCGTCCCATCAGTTATTCAAAAACTGGGCCCCCTAGGAGACTCCTACCGCGAGATCATGGCCACCTGCGTAGACCGAGCGATAAGGCTTGTGAATACCAACGACGAGCTCACCGGCTTCGTCGAGGCGCTGCAGTGCATCCTGCTCGAAGTCATGTATCAGAACTACACTGGCCATCTCCACCGGGCCTGGATGGCCGTTCGCCGCGCAACAGCAACCGCCCAGGTCATGGGGATACACCAGGGCCGTAACTCGCCGTACTTGAAATTCCTCGAGCCCGCAACCCGTGCAGCCTTTGACCCTGACTACGTCTGCTTCCGTCTTATCCAGATGGACCGCTACCTGTCGCTCATGCTAGGCCTACCACAGACCCCGGTGGAGGGCCGCTTCGCCATCCCCAAGGACGTGTCGGCATTTGGCCCCATGGCCTGCTTGGAACGCATCTACTGCGAGGTCTCCGGCCGTATCCCACAGCGCACAGCTGCAGATATCAACGATATCTCCCAGACCCGCGAGACCGACAAGCTCCTGCAAGACGCCGCTGCCCAGATGCCACCGCAGTGGTGGCTGATACCCCCTTTCACCAACGAGGCCGACATAGTCAGCGATACAATCCGCCTCATGATCCAATTCacacaccaccacctcctcgccCGGCTGCATATGCCGTACCTGCTGCGGTGCTCACCAGAAAACAACAATATATACGACTACAGCAGGATCACAGCCGTCAACGCCAGCCGCGAGCTCCTCTCGCGCTACGTCGTCTTCCGCACCGTCAACCCAGCCCACTTCTACTGCCGGGGGTGTGACTTTCTCGCCTTCGTCGCGACCACCGTCATGTGTCTAGCCCATATCAGTTTTCGGAGCCACCGGGTTGGACACAGCAGTGTCTTTAATTTCCTCATGCACAGCCGCCCGATGGATCGTGGGATGATGGAGCGTACATCTGAGATTATAGAGTCCATGGCGCGGGAGAGTACTTCAGACGCAATAGCGCCGAAACTTACACACATCATCCGCCATTTGCTGGATGTTGAGAGCAACGCTGCTAATGGCGCGATATACTGcacgagctcgtcgaggGGGGAGGGTGAGATTTCTGGACGACTGTCGGATGAAGCACTTCATATTCATATTCCGTATTTTGGCACGATTAATTTTGAACATGGGAGTGTTTTCAGGTCCGCGCAGCACACTGACCTCGGTCAAGCTTTCACTGAGCAAATGTTTCATCAGCCCCAGGGTGTACTATCTGGTTTGCATGCAGAGTATCCTGATATCCAACCAGAACAGCTACAGATTCCTACCAGTGATCACCTTGCCAGTGACGCACTACATGACCCGATGCTCTCTGGTATAGACGATTGGGATCTTCAAGGAATCGACATTGCCCTATTCGACAGTCTGTTCGCAGGATAA
- a CDS encoding cytochrome P450 (COG:Q;~EggNog:ENOG410PF8T;~InterPro:IPR001128,IPR002401,IPR036396;~PFAM:PF00067;~go_function: GO:0005506 - iron ion binding [Evidence IEA];~go_function: GO:0016705 - oxidoreductase activity, acting on paired donors, with incorporation or reduction of molecular oxygen [Evidence IEA];~go_function: GO:0020037 - heme binding [Evidence IEA];~go_process: GO:0055114 - oxidation-reduction process [Evidence IEA]), translating into MWLSTATIVGLIAISIFKAITRYTKLRHFPGPPWTAISDWPHSLAMLRGNCHKWYADVSEKHGPVARVAPRVLITSSPEVWMHVNTKAGYKRSDWYYNAARIEYQRDNVFSQTDNAKHEARRKQMAPGYSGRENLDLEKSVDERLTELLHLIRIKYLSSDTCIIPMDLAKKVQYFTLDVISSVGLGKTFGMLQSDRDIDNYLQSSEEGLAIGNTALAMGFSWLTQAPFLGLFIAPSPKDNTGFGKMMASAFRVVDERAASFFSASSNSKEKSDMLASFMRHGLSGDELRSEALEQIIAGSDTTAAAIRGALLHVITNPRVYRKLQREIDDTVARGDAPASILSTSTRQDVGLITTAQAAKLPYLQAVIRESMRFFTPVSNIFARDVPKDGDTVVVDGERVFLPGGDGVCIGYSAYAMHRSEQIYGKDADAFRPERWLESDPESDPTRLARMIRTNDLVFGHGHFRCLGRPVAQIELGKTVFELLRNFDIALMDPTRPWDVRNHLGLFAISNMWVQVMERV; encoded by the exons ATGTGGCTATCCACCGCAACCATCGTCGGCCTCATCGCCATTTCCATTTTCAAAGCCATCACCCGGTATACCAAACTCCGTCACTTCCCCGGCCCCCCATGGACAGCCATCTCAGACTGGCCACACAGTCTGGCAATGCTCAGGGGTAACTGCCACAAGTGGTACGCGGATGTCAGCGAGAAACACG GCCCGGTCGCGCGCGTTGCTCCACGGGTGCTCATCACCTCGTCGCCCGAGGTCTGGATGCACGTTAACACGAAGGCTGGCTATAAGCGCTCCGACTGGTACTACAATGCCGCGCGGATCGAGTATCAGCGGGATAATGTCTTTAGCCAGACGGATAATGCGAAGCACGAGGCGCGGAGGAAACAGATGGCGCCGGGG TACTCAGGAAGAGAGAATCTCGACCTGGAGAAATCCGTCGACGAACGACTAACCgaactcctccatctcatccgGATAAAATATCTCTCATCAGATACCTGCATCATCCCAATGGATCTCGCGAAAAAAGTGCAGTATTTCACCCTCGACGTCATCAGCTCCGTCGGTCTAGGTAAGACATTCGGCATGCTCCAGAGCGATCGCGATATAGACAACTACCTTCAGTCCAGCGAGGAGGGCCTGGCAATCGGGAACACAGCCTTAGCTATGGGCTTTAGCTGGCTAACCCAAGCTCCATTCCTCGGGCTATTCATTGCACCGTCGCCTAAAGACAACACTGGATTcgggaagatgatggcgtcGGCATTCCGTGTCGTCGACGAGCGCGCTGCGAGTTTCTTCTCGGCATCTAGCAATAGTAAGGAGAAATCGGATATGCTCGCCTCGTTCATGCGCCATGGTCTCTCGGGCGATGAGCTGCGCTCTGAAGCTCTAGAGCAAATCATCGCGGGCTCGGATACAACTGCTGCTGCGATCCGGGGTGCGCTTTTGCATGTTATCACGAACCCGCGTGTGTATCGCAAGCTGCAGCGCGAGATCGATGATACAGTTGCCCGAGGTGACGCTCCGGCTTCGATTCTAAGTACATCTACTAGGCAAGATGTCGGCCTTATTACAACCGCCCAGGCTGCAAAACTCCCATACCTACAAGCTGTAATTCGTGAATCAATGCGCTTCTTCACCCCCGTTTCGAATATCTTTGCGCGCGATGTCCCCAAAGACGGGGATACCGTTGTCGTTGACGGGGAGCGCGTCTTCCTCCCtggcggcgacggcgtcTGTATCGGGTACTCCGCGTACGCCATGCACCGCAGCGAGCAGATCTACGGTAAAGACGCAGACGCCTTCCGACCTGAGAGGTGGCTGGAGTCGGATCCAGAGTCGGATCCTACCAGGCTGGCGCGCATGATACGAACAAACGACCTTGTCTTTGGACATGGCCATTTCCGGTGTTTGGGGAGAC
- a CDS encoding dihydrofolate reductase family protein (COG:H;~EggNog:ENOG410PTN5;~InterPro:IPR002734,IPR024072;~PFAM:PF01872;~go_function: GO:0008703 - 5-amino-6-(5-phosphoribosylamino)uracil reductase activity [Evidence IEA];~go_process: GO:0009231 - riboflavin biosynthetic process [Evidence IEA];~go_process: GO:0055114 - oxidation-reduction process [Evidence IEA]): protein MTTRTWKSRIFCATSLDGSIARQNHDITWLTQPFPNAEHAPPSQPQSTMTLEQHMADVDFIVMGRKTFDVCMSEPEWPYPEKKLLVLSTTVRNLPRNSPAGARVVASMEEVEMILDTEGATMVYMDGGKTVQEFLRRGWVDEMVLTIAPVLLGGGGKGPALFGDVGVDFPGDMHFTLRGVDVIEDGMVSCYYQVKA, encoded by the coding sequence ATGACCACCCGCACCTGGAAATCCCGCATCTTCTGCGCAACAAGCCTCGACGGCTCCATCGCGCGCCAGAACCACGATATAACATGGCTTACCCAGCCATTTCCAAACGCCGAGCACGCGCCGCCATCTCAGCCACAATCGACAATGACACTCGAGCAGCATATGGCTGATGTAGATTTCATTGTCATGGGCCGGAAGACATTTGATGTTTGTATGAGTGAGCCCGAGTGGCCGTATCCGGAGAAGAAGTTGCTGGTGCTTAGTACGACCGTTCGAAATCTTCCGAGGAATTCTCCCGCTGGTGCTCGGGTTGTTGCGTCgatggaggaagttgagatgATTCTCGATACCGAGGGCGCGACGATGGTCTACATGGATGGCGGAAAGACGGTGCAGGAGTTCCTCAGGCGCGGGTGGGTGGATGAGATGGTGCTGACGATTGCGCCTGTTCTtctcggtggaggagggaaggGACCAGCGTTGTTTGGGGACGTGGGTGTTGACTTTCCTGGCGATATGCATTTTACTTTGCGTGGCGTAGATGTTATCGAGGATGGGATGGTGAGTTGTTATTATCAGGTGAAAGCGTGA
- a CDS encoding Zn(II)2Cys6 transcription factor domain-containing protein (InterPro:IPR036864,IPR001138;~PFAM:PF00172;~go_function: GO:0000981 - DNA-binding transcription factor activity, RNA polymerase II-specific [Evidence IEA];~go_function: GO:0008270 - zinc ion binding [Evidence IEA];~go_process: GO:0006355 - regulation of transcription, DNA-templated [Evidence IEA]) codes for MISRRRQNTSCDPCRRAKRRCFFALSANAPAEIRCVNCEHRNRSCTFEFAASKAISQRPATGLERGSENSLLHLPRVEAQPASDSDVWASWLDMDAGQYNPENNQSTFSDLVDPCLNITGTGTEDQFLRRTERSPGSAGYLGQPIVGGSPNSPIYLLNTKLDATILEDRLSCIHNAIVTGCASRFVDFECNLYATASRYQLDGSEIQAPKTSHLSEESICASRWSRGKEQAFLSMTSLGIVRFLDHFSGLYGNRLSPYDKRLSAKAFKAVLRAFSMQWLSTDRESVSSLSNAYHDTWFHARSILQSAQSVKSFRVIYAILLFDGIAIPGKPKSIAPHEFLNTGLESLQYLQRLVNEYCAILGPHSTYSSLLEASLSVVSWAGYIRDIGAALTGSHSCKLPSAVYTKGKPQDIIQSGTVGDSLTLGLSRDATYQDLDDSIPAICRRAVANAFHVWRQIIRVKELAQDSPVSVSEVVSTIAAVKEFNQIFRPFMSRCIETLEHLSTGSKASSVSIILFWDLGVLILAESIIDTDLVSQIQPYRLEAISSVTETAQRLLSLSPEEAFNIQHGLRVDVPIISYHITPSLTATTFEKAIEAMINVRLSAVDDEQDNVSNWKEKIDILMKSLASLDATIGGEQATKAAFSSLMRRHGDVLSECWTEFTM; via the exons ATGATATCTAGACGCCGCCAAAACACCAGCTGCGATCCATGCCGTCGCGCAAAAcggcgctgcttcttcgcgctGTCCGCCAATGCGCCGGCCGAGATCCGCTGCGTCAACTGCGAGCATCGCAACCGGTCCTGCACCTTCGAGTTTGCAGCATCAAAGGCAATTTCCCAGAGGCCAGCGACCGGGCTCGAGCGTGGAAGCGAAAATAGCCTGCTCCACTTGCCACGAGTGGAAGCACAGCCCGCCAGTGATTCAGATGTCTGGGCCTCGTGGCTGGACATGGATGCTGGCCAATATAATCCCGAGAACAATCAGTCCACCTTCTCGGATCTTGTTGATCCGTGCTTAAACATTACAGGTACTGGTACTGAGGATCAGTTCTTACGCAGAACAGAGAGATCTCCAGGCTCTGCGGGATATCTCGGTCAACCAATTGTTGGCGGCTCGCCGAACAGTCCAATCTACTTATTAAACACAAAACTGGATGCAACGATTCTCGAGGACCGTCTATCCTGCATCCACAATGCCATTGTGACCGGCTGCGCATCCAGATTTGTTGACTTTGAGTGTAACCTATATGCGACAGCCTCTCGGTATCAACTAGATGGCAGTGAAATACAGGCTCCAAAAACAAGTCATTTATCGGAAGAGTCTATCTGCGCCAGCCGCTGGAGCCGCGGAAAGGAACAGGCTTTTCTTTCAATGACCTCGCTTGGCATTGTACGCTTCCTAGACCATTTCAGTGGACTTTATGGGAACCGGCTCTCCCCGTATGATAAAAGACTCTCGGCCAAGGCATTTAAGGCGGTGCTTCGGGCCTTCTCGATGCAGTGGCTTTCCACTGACCGTGAATCAGTAAGCTCACTAAGTAATGCATACCATGATACATGGTTCCACGCGAGATCGATTTTGCAGAGCGCGCAATCCGTAAAATCCTTCAGGGTTATCTACGCTATCCTGCTCTTCGACGGGATTGCCATTCCGGGAAAGCCGAAATCTATCGCACCCCATGAATTTCTAAATACCGGACTGGAGAGTCTTCAGTATCTGCAACGACTTGTGAATGAATATTGCGCCATACTCGGGCCCCATTCTACATATAGTTCTCTCCTGGAAGCCAGCTTGAGTGTTGTTTCCTGGGCTGGGTATATCCGCGATATCGGCGCTGCTCTGACGGGAAGTCATTCCTGTAAGCTTCCATCTGCGGTGTATACAAAGGGAAAGCCGCAGGACATCATTCAGTCTGGTACGGTCGGAGACAGTTTAACTCTGGGGCTGTCTCGCGATGCCACATACCAAGACCTAGATGACAGTATTCCGGCTATATGTCGCAGAGCAGTCGCGAACGCCTTTCACGTCTGGAGACAGATCATCAGAGTAAAGGAGTTGGCTCAGGATTCTCCAGTATCTGTTTCTGAAGTTGTCTCCACGATTGCTGCAGTGAAAGAGTTCAATCAGATATTCCGCCCGTTCATGAGTCGTTGTATAGAAACCCTCGAGCACCTCTCTACCGGCTCAAAAGCCTCTTCTG TATcgataatattattctggGACCTCGGCGTCCTTATCCTCGCTGAATCAATCATCGACACAGACCTTGTATCACAAATCCAACCCTACCGTCTTGAAGCAATCTCTTCAGTCACTGAAACAGCCCAGCGCCTGCTCTCCCTATCTCCAGAGGAAGCCTTCAACATCCAGCACGGCTTACGTGTAGACGTTCCTATCATCTCCTACCATATCACCCCGAGCTTAACTGCAACGACATTTGAAAAAGCCATCGAGGCGATGATTAATGTCCGTCTCTCTGCTGTGGATGATGAACAGGATAATGTGTCGAACTGGAAAGAGAAAATAGACATCCTCATGAAATCACTGGCGTCGCTCGATGCTACGATCGGTGGGGAACAGGCCACCAAGGCTGCATTTAGCTCTTTAATGCGAAGACATGGCGATGTGCTGTCTGAGTGCTGGACTGAGTTTACCATGTAA
- the MFS1_2 gene encoding MFS sugar transporter (COG:G;~EggNog:ENOG410QE3H;~InterPro:IPR011701,IPR036259;~PFAM:PF07690;~TransMembrane:14 (i65-83o103-122i134-151o163-181i193-211o223-245i277-299o305-326i346-366o386-405i412-431o437-463i475-498o552-570i);~go_function: GO:0022857 - transmembrane transporter activity [Evidence IEA];~go_process: GO:0055085 - transmembrane transport [Evidence IEA]), with protein MEKSIQVAQEPTQAPAPTGDRIDHVDNGPNQVVEDEKALSDKDSAEFQGGVQRVRAITTVLSTQTLVLLFVLLWLVSFVDALLGSMQTTLNPWITSSFEKHGLLSVVSIVSVILGGSSKLTLAKIIDIWGRVEGFLFMLVLIIIGLILKSTCTTIEMYAAAHTLYWVGHIGLLYVVEIMLADMTSLKNRMIMIGINGTPGICSTFAGPKIAELFHDNLNFRWGFGSFAIIFVGVCAPVVLVMFLMQRKAERSGTYVKERSGRTLPQSVAHYAVEFDVIGIILITAVFSLILLPFSIASYAPKGWASGYIIAMEVIGVVCMPAFYVWEKYFAPVQFLPWKYLKEPTIIGSCMLYLVMFASSTTWNAYFSSYLQVVNRLDLTTANYVLNAYSLTSFIFSPVFGLLIRYTGEFKYTAMAGIPILLLGTALLVPFRTPSTHIGLITMTQVLVGLGTCIFTVCSQLALMTAVTHQEIAVVIAIWGLFGSIGYSVGAAIAGGIWNNVLEPQLYSRLPEGKKDLAASIFANLGTQISYADGTPERVAIVGAYADVQRKMVIVGVCLVPLCVACTWFWRGVNVKRLEREQTRGNIW; from the exons ATGGAGAAATCAATCCAGGTGGCTCAGGAGCCGACTCAGGCACCAGCTCCTACCGGCGACAGAATTGACCATGTCGACAATGGCCCTAACCAGGTCGTCGAGGATGAAAAGGCCCTGTCTGACAAGGACTCGGCGGAGTTCCAGGGTGGTGTGCAGCGTGTGCGAGCAATCACCACAGTGCTGTCTACCCAGACACTGGTTCTCCTCTTTGTCTT ACTCTGGCTGGTCTCTTTCGTCGACGCGCTGCTCGGCTCAATGCAAACGACGCTGAACCCATGGATCACCTCCTCGTTCGAGAAACACGGACTGCTCTCCGTCGTCAGCATCGTCTCGGTCATCCTGGGCGGCTCGTCCAAACTCACCCTGGCCAAGATCATCGACATCTGGGGCCGAGTCGAGGGCTTCCTGTTCATGCTCGTGCTGATCATAATCGGGCTCATCCTAAAGTCCACCTGCACCACAATCGAGATGTACGCCGCCGCGCACACGCTATACTGGGTCGGACACATCGGGCTGCTCTACGTCGTCGAGATCATGCTGGCCGATATGACCTCGCTCAAGAATCGAATGATCATGATCGGCATCAACGGCACCCCTGGTATCTGCAGTACATTTGCAGGACCCAAGATTGCGGAGCTGTTCCACGATAACCTCAACTTCCGCTGGGGGTTTGGGTCGTTTGCGATTATCTTCGTTGGCGTTTGCGCTCCGGTTGTTCTCGTCATGTTTCTCATGCAGCGCAAGGCTGAACGGAGCGGTACTTATGTCAAGGAGCGCTCGGGGAGGACGCTGCCGCAGTCGGTTGCACACTATGCAGTGGAGTTTGACG TCATCGGCATCATCCTGATCACAGCCGTCTTCTCCctaatcctcctccccttcagcaTAGCCTCCTACGCGCCCAAAGGCTGGGCCAGCGGGTATATCATCGCCATGGAAGTCATCGGCGTCGTCTGCATGCCGGCCTTCTACGTCTGGGAGAAATACTTCGCGCCGGTCCAGTTCCTCCCGTGGAAGTATCTCAAGGAGCCGACGATTATCGGCTCGTGCATGTTATACCTGGTCATGTTTGCATCCTCAAC AACCTGGAACGCGTATTTCAGCTCGTACCTCCAGGTCGTCAACAGACTGGATCTCACAACAGCGAACTACGTCCTGAACGCCTACTCTCTGACCTCGTTCATCTTCAGCCCTGTCTTCGGCCT ACTAATCCGCTACACCGGCGAATTCAAATACACCGCCATGGCCGGAATCCCCATCTTGCTCCTGGGCAccgccctcctcgtcccCTTCCGCACCCCCTCCACGCACATCGGGCTGATCACAATGACCCAAGTCCTCGTCGGCCTCGGCACCTGCATCTTCACCGTGTGCAGCCAACTCGCGCTAATGACAGCCGTAACGCACCAGGAAATCGCCGTCGTAATCGCCATCTGGGGTCTCTTCGGCTCCATCGGATACAGCGTGGGCGCGGCCATCGCCGGCGGGATCTGGAATAATGTGCTGGAGCCGCAGCTTTACAGCCGGCTTccggaggggaagaaggatcTTGCGGCGAGTATCTTTGCGAATCTGGGGACGCAGATTTCGTATGCGGATGGGACGCCTGAGCGGGTGGCGATTGTGGGTGCTTATGCGGATGtgcagaggaagatggttaTTGTCGGGGTTTGTCTGGTGCCGCTTTGTGTGGCTTGTACGTGGTTCTGGAGGGGGGTTAATGTGAAGAGATTGGAGAGGGAGCAGACCAGGGGGAATATTTGGTAG